In Miscanthus floridulus cultivar M001 chromosome 8, ASM1932011v1, whole genome shotgun sequence, the sequence ACCTCGCCGACGAGATCGCGCTGGTGGACGCGCTCCCGGACAAGCTCCGCGGCGAGATGCTGGACCTGCAGCACGCGGCGGCGTTCCTGCCGCGCACGCGCCTGGTGTCCGACACCGACATGTCCGTCACCAGGGGCTCCGACCTGGCCATCGTGACCGCGGGCGCGCGGCAGATCCCGGGGGAGACGAGGCTGAACCTCCTCCAGCGGAACGTGGCGCTGTTCCGCAAGATCGTGCCGGCGCTGGCGGAGCACTCACCCGACTCTATCCTGCTGATCGTCTCCAACCCCGTGGACGTGCTCACCTACGTGGCCTGGAAGCTGTCGGGGTTCCCCGTGAGCCGCGTCATCGGGTCGGGAACCAACCTGGACTCCTCCAGGTTCAGGTTCCTCCTCGCCGAGCACCTGGACGTGAACGCGCAGGACGTGAACGCGTACATGGTGGGCGAGCACGGCGACAGCTCGGTGGCGGTGTGGTCGACGTTGAGCGTGGCCGGGATGCCGGTCCTCAAGTCGCTGCAGGAGAGCCACAGCAGCTTCGGCGAGGAGGCGCTGGAGGGCATCCGCCGCGCCGTGGTGGACAGCGCCTACGAGGTCATCGGGCTCAAGGGATACACGTCGTGGGCCATCGGCTACTCCGTGGCCAACCTCGTGTCGTCGCTCCTCCGCGACCAGCGCCGCATCCACCCGGTGTCCGTGCTCGCCGCGGGCTTCCACGGCATCCCCGACGACCGCGAGGTGTTCCTCAGCCTGCCTGCCAGGCTCGGCCGCGCTggcgtcctcggcgtcgctgataTGGAGCTCACCGACGAGGAGACCAGGAGGCTCCGCCGCTCCGCCAAGACGCTCTGGGAGAACACTCAGCTCCTCGGCCTCTAGGCTCTATCTATAGCGGATCTTATCATATATTTTTGTTTTGGGACGACGAAGGGAAGGGAGGAGATCATTATTAATGCCGCTTGTTAATTATATATAGGCGACCAAATAAGATTTTTATTTTGTGCTGTAAAATTTTGCATGGAGCAAGCATTTGTTTCATCTGTCGTGCGATGTAATCATTTGCTAGCTCTCAAAGCAAATCTTGACACCATGTATTTTGAATTTGTATGTATACCTACCTTGTAACTTGATAAAACTATGTGTTTTCCGGTTGCATTACAACAACTCTAGCAGAACTTTTACTTGAGCCCGTAGCTAAATATGGGTGGCTAGGTCAAAAACAGATGTGCAGCAGGGCCCCTACTAAAGCCCTCAAATTTGGGTGGACACCCAAATCATCCCTCCCGCACCCATTTCTAGGGCTCTATGTCAAGCTTATTTGGGTGGACACTAAAATCCTCCCTCCTGCACTCATTTCTGGGGCTATATGTCAAGCCCCGAAACCATTTGTGTTGTGATAGCTCAGCTGGTAGAGCATTGagaatgacaagtgggtccaaaTTGTCAATGACTATTAAACGGATTTAATGGCTGCTGCAAGAATAGAGACAAAAACCAGGCCCTCAAGTCGCTGCAGGAGAGCCACAGCAGCTTCGGCGAGGAGGTGCTGGAGGGCATCCGCCGCGTCGTCGTCGACAGCGCCTACGAGGTCATCGGGCTCAAGGGATACACGTCGTGGGCCATCGGCTACTCGGTGGCCAACCTCTTGTCGTCGCTCCTCCGCGACCAGCGCCGCACCCACCCGGTGTCCGTGCTCGCCGCAGGCTTCCACGGCATCCCCGACGACCATGAGGTGTTCCTCAGCCTGCCCGCCAGGCTTGGTCGTGCCGGTGTACTCGGCGTCGCCGACATGGAGCTCACTGACGAGGAGACCAGGAGGCTCCGCTGCTCCACCAAGACGCTCTAGGAGAACACCCAGCTCCTCGGCCTCTAGGCTCTATCTATAGCCGATCTGATCTTATATTTTTGTTTTGGGACGACGAAGGGAAGGGAAGAGTTCATTATTAATGCCGCTTGTTAATTATATATAGGCGACCAAATAAGATTTTTATTTTGTGCTGTAAAATCATGCATGGAGCaagcactaccccagatctgtacatcactgtcagttcaaaaaaccccatcactatcggattttgaaccgacagtggcataccggcagtgacgAGGGgttaacatcactgtcggttcttaaaaaccgacactgatataccagaaacagtgtcggtttctggctccacccgacagtgtctagttgaacaacactgtcagtttgtagtcccaaccgacagtgatggttgcttcaagagtgtcgattcttggctcaagccaacagtgttgagcaagcctacactgtcggttcatggctcaagccgacagtgttgatctagacaacactgtcggttgatggcTCGAGCCGGCAGTATTgaacaagacaacactgtcggttcatggctcaagccgacagtgttttgtaagacaacactgtcggtttgttgataaccgatagtgttttgcaagacaacaatGTCGGTTCGTTGCTAGCCGtcagtgatggcccattcgcattttattgttttataattgattttaatttatattttttcgtggaatcagatttcgctttatatacgctacgtagacgacaggtccatcaatattaaacattacaaatattacggttacagttcaaatgttcttatccagatctcgatccctcaaaaaaaTT encodes:
- the LOC136470882 gene encoding L-lactate dehydrogenase-like; this encodes MKKATSLSELGFDANGASSGFFRPVSDGMDSTPTSHHRRRLTKVSVIGAGNVGMAIAQTILTRDLADEIALVDALPDKLRGEMLDLQHAAAFLPRTRLVSDTDMSVTRGSDLAIVTAGARQIPGETRLNLLQRNVALFRKIVPALAEHSPDSILLIVSNPVDVLTYVAWKLSGFPVSRVIGSGTNLDSSRFRFLLAEHLDVNAQDVNAYMVGEHGDSSVAVWSTLSVAGMPVLKSLQESHSSFGEEALEGIRRAVVDSAYEVIGLKGYTSWAIGYSVANLVSSLLRDQRRIHPVSVLAAGFHGIPDDREVFLSLPARLGRAGVLGVADMELTDEETRRLRRSAKTLWENTQLLGL
- the LOC136478062 gene encoding L-lactate dehydrogenase B-like, with translation MYFEFNRDKNQALKSLQESHSSFGEEVLEGIRRVVVDSAYEVIGLKGYTSWAIGYSVANLLSSLLRDQRRTHPVSVLAAGFHGIPDDHEVFLSLPARLGRAGVLGVADMELTDEETRRLRCSTKTL